In Brevundimonas sp. SGAir0440, one DNA window encodes the following:
- a CDS encoding flavin reductase family protein, translating into MTASPPPHGGLDVESWGDPEDPIVLLIGAPERLSGDWRRSVRALVEAGRHVMLTADFDEADDSSAALRRLLTELPSRPAIVCSETTLPTVIPALAVTGPALASCLVVIVEGQGAVSPEAEAQLAGVPIQTIARAEAPDAVEAENAALLGFLERHAPRDALYYQAGSDPRTLRDALGCFATGVTVVTTLDEAGQPVGLTANSFSSVSLDPPLILFCLARSSTNVDRFRRAEHFAINVLHIGQQPTSGVFARSQADRFHDVAWETWDTGAPILSGALASFECGTEQIVEAGDHLVIIGRVRRARFEPRRDPLLYFRGKYRRLHFS; encoded by the coding sequence ATGACCGCATCGCCGCCCCCGCACGGAGGCCTGGACGTCGAAAGCTGGGGCGACCCCGAGGATCCGATCGTCCTGCTGATCGGCGCGCCCGAGCGTCTGTCCGGCGACTGGCGCCGGTCGGTGCGCGCGTTGGTCGAGGCCGGCCGGCATGTCATGCTGACCGCCGACTTCGACGAGGCGGACGACAGCTCCGCCGCCTTGCGCCGACTGCTGACCGAGCTTCCCTCTCGCCCGGCCATCGTCTGTTCCGAAACGACGCTGCCAACCGTCATCCCTGCGCTTGCAGTCACCGGCCCGGCCCTGGCCAGCTGTCTGGTGGTCATCGTCGAAGGGCAGGGGGCCGTCTCGCCCGAGGCTGAGGCGCAGTTGGCCGGCGTTCCGATCCAGACGATCGCGCGCGCCGAGGCGCCGGACGCGGTGGAGGCCGAGAACGCCGCCCTCCTGGGCTTCCTCGAACGCCACGCCCCGCGCGACGCCCTATATTATCAGGCCGGCTCGGACCCCCGCACCCTGCGCGACGCCCTGGGCTGTTTCGCCACCGGGGTCACGGTGGTCACGACCCTCGACGAGGCCGGACAGCCCGTCGGCCTGACCGCCAACTCCTTCTCCTCGGTGTCGCTGGACCCGCCGCTGATCCTGTTCTGCCTGGCCCGTTCGTCCACCAACGTCGACCGCTTCCGCCGGGCCGAACATTTTGCCATCAACGTCCTGCATATCGGCCAGCAGCCCACTTCCGGCGTCTTCGCCCGGTCCCAGGCCGACCGGTTCCACGACGTGGCGTGGGAGACGTGGGACACCGGCGCGCCCATCCTGTCGGGCGCCCTGGCCAGTTTCGAATGCGGAACCGAACAGATCGTCGAGGCCGGCGATCACCTGGTCATCATCGGCCGGGTCAGGCGCGCCCGGTTCGAGCCGCGTCGCGATCCGCTGCTCTATTTCCGGGGCAAGTATCGGCGGCTGCACTTT
- a CDS encoding DUF1190 domain-containing protein, with the protein MTDPKDLPQNLAKTDTMRRLKRSRVLHVSSLMATASFSLAACGSPQRVPAPEPEPTLAYQSLDECKAANDIPDNECDAALAKAQQEAAKTAPRYATREECEGQWGPSQCQPNTNGGSFFSPLLTGFIVGQLLNGGGYRGGGPLYRDREGRLSNGYGSGYAYRDYRTGKTLTNAREHGDVARQAPTRVQSRTTVVSRGGFGGGGRGYGG; encoded by the coding sequence ATGACCGATCCCAAAGACCTGCCCCAGAACCTGGCCAAGACCGACACCATGCGCCGGCTGAAGCGCTCGCGCGTCCTTCACGTCAGCAGCCTGATGGCGACCGCCAGCTTCTCGCTGGCCGCCTGCGGCTCGCCCCAGCGCGTGCCGGCGCCCGAGCCCGAGCCGACCCTGGCCTATCAGTCGCTGGACGAATGCAAGGCCGCCAACGACATTCCCGACAATGAATGCGACGCCGCCCTGGCCAAGGCCCAGCAGGAGGCCGCCAAGACCGCGCCGCGCTACGCCACCCGCGAGGAGTGCGAGGGCCAGTGGGGACCCTCGCAGTGCCAACCGAACACCAACGGCGGCTCCTTCTTCAGCCCGCTGCTGACCGGCTTCATCGTCGGCCAGCTGCTGAACGGCGGCGGCTATCGCGGCGGGGGACCGCTGTATCGCGACCGCGAGGGACGGCTGTCGAACGGCTATGGCAGCGGCTACGCCTACCGCGACTATCGCACCGGCAAGACCCTGACGAATGCCCGCGAGCACGGCGACGTGGCCCGTCAGGCCCCGACGCGGGTGCAGAGCCGCACCACCGTCGTCTCGCGCGGCGGCTTTGGCGGCGGCGGCCGAGGTTACGGCGGCTGA